In a single window of the Helicoverpa zea isolate HzStark_Cry1AcR chromosome 9, ilHelZeax1.1, whole genome shotgun sequence genome:
- the LOC124633079 gene encoding uncharacterized protein LOC124633079: MISTADEAVLSFLETLKRKKVFEDTLVIVMGDHGSRFSKYRSTYQGKIEERMPLTAIFLPEKLKQRRPNALKALKQNKDVLTTHFDLHTTLLDVLDLKDYSNKYKVPGSDIPRAMTLLEPVNTFVSLYLILSLPIAKLRHEQLRVLV, translated from the exons ATGATCTCAACTGCAGATGAAGCAGTTCTCTCGTTCTTGGAAACTTTGAAAAGAAAGAAGGTTTTTGAAGACACTCTCGTTATAGTAATGGGAGACCATGGAAGTCG GTTTTCAAAGTACCGTTCAACGTATCAAGGAAAGATCGAAGAACGAATGCCTTTAACAGCCATCTTCTTACCGGAAAAGCTAAAACAACGTAGACCCAACGCCCTGAAAGCgcttaaacaaaataaagacGTGCTGACCACACACTTTGATCTACATACGACACTACTTGACGTGTTAGACTTGAAGGACTACAGCAATAAGTACAAAGTGCCCGGCTCTGATATACCGAGAGCTATGACTTTATTAGAACCGGTAAATACTTTTGTTTCCTTGTATTTAATTCTGAGCTTACCTATAGCTAAGTTAAGGCATGAACAATTAAGAGTTCTAGTTTAA
- the LOC124632914 gene encoding uncharacterized protein LOC124632914 yields the protein MQHWCACAVWVNVSRTSPMYARVADVLADYIDSLTLQQRSKCARRKLQSIVTVLQRTVNNHLLKYGIDASVLTNPTFEPPRAPMEYYQAQIILSPAHAVFEGTLTYNTRADAFTMSTNYISRIST from the exons ATGCAGCACTGGTGCGCGTGCGCCGTGTGGGTCAACGTGTCGCGCACGTCGCCCATGTACGCGCGCGTCGCCGACGTGCTGGCAGACTATATCGACAGCCTCACTCTACAACAACG GTCTAAGTGCGCAAGACGTAAACTTCAATCCATAGTAACCGTGTTGCAGCGTACCGTTAACAATCACCTTTTAAAATATGGAATTGACGCGTCAGTTCTTACAAATCCTACATTCGAACCACCAAGAGCACCCATGGAATACTATCAAGCACAG ATTATATTGAGTCCTGCTCACGCTGTGTTCGAAGGTACACTAACATATAATACGAGGGCGGATGCCTTCACGATGTCAACTAACTACATTTCTAGAATAAGCACGTAA
- the LOC124633080 gene encoding uncharacterized protein LOC124633080 — protein MPKSYKFLSEKAVIMESYNIVGSGTPGALFPLLTGKPVEEHPDTRKSITETKVDDKSFIFHLVKQYGYRTAYFEDSPEIGTFQYKYNGFRHQPADHYLRALLLEKAYHDPHRYQYHCLGAIPQYQAYLNLANECIQLDGNKFCFTFISDISHDDFNLISTADEAVLSFLETLNGRKVFEDTLVIVMADHGHRHSAFRSTYQGKIEERTPLMAIILPEKLKQRRPNALKALRQNKDVLTTHFDLHTTLLDVLDLKDYSNKYKVPGSDIPRAMTLLEPNII, from the exons ATGCCCAAGAGTTACAAGTTTCTGTCCGAAAAAGCAGTCATCATGGAAAG cTACAACATCGTGGGAAGCGGTACACCCGGAGCGTTGTTTCCCCTACTTACAGGCAAGCCAGTAGAAGAACACCCAGATACTAGAAAAAGCATAACGGAAACAAAAGTTGACGATAAATCTTTCATTTTCCATCTGGTTAAGCAATATGG GTATCGCACGGCGTACTTCGAAGACTCGCCAGAAATAGGAACTTTTCAGTACAAGTATAATGGGTTTCGTCATCAACCTGCAGACCACTATCTCCGTGCCCTACTATTAGAGAAAGCATATCATGATCCACATCGGTACCAATACCACTGCCTAGGTGCTATTCCACAATATCAGGCGTATCTGAATCTCGCTAATGAG TGCATACAGCTAGATGGCAACAAGTTTTGCTTTACGTTTATATCAGACATCAGTCATGACGACTTCAACCTGATCTCAACTGCAGATGAAGCAGTTCTCTCGTTCTTGGAAACTTTAAATGGAAGGAAGGTTTTTGAAGACACCCTCGTTATAGTTATGGCAGACCATGGACATCG GCACTCAGCATTCCGTTCAACGTATCAAGGAAAAATTGAGGAACGTACGCCTCTAATGGCTATCATCTTACCAGAAAAGCTAAAACAACGTAGACCCAATGCCCTGAAAGCGCTTAGACAAAATAAAGACGTGCTGACCACACACTTTGATCTACATACGACACTACTTGACGTGTTAGACTTGAAGGACTACAGCAATAAGTACAAAGTGCCCGGCTCTGATATACCGAGAGCTATGACTTTATTAGAACCG AATATAATTTAA
- the LOC124633421 gene encoding uncharacterized protein LOC124633421, translated as MAIMIRHTVHTSAIVLVMAGGASARVAGKMGGYSNKKGGKSTSGINEEIIWISISMAIAIAVLIAIALCYILKEKCMKRKAYREQS; from the exons ATGGCGATCATGATAC GTCACACCGTGCACACCAGCGCCATCGTGCTGGTGATGGCAGGCGGCGCGTCAGCCAGAGTCGCTGGCAAGATGGGTGGCTACTCCAACAAGAAGGGTG GGAAGTCGACAAGCGGCATCAACGAGGAGATCATTTGGATTAGCATAAGTATGGCAATCGCTATAGCTGTGCTGATAGCCATAGCGCTGTGTTACATATTGAAGGAGAAATGTATGAAACGGAAAGCGTACCGGGAACAGTCATGA